Proteins co-encoded in one Flavobacterium fluviale genomic window:
- a CDS encoding glycogen/starch synthase → MKDKRILYVSSEVVPYLAENEVSLMSYDVPKMINDQGGQIRIFMPRYGNINERRHQLHEVIRLSGMNLVVNDLDMPLIIKVASIPKERIQVYFIDNDEYFKRKATFADEEGVLYPDNDERAIFFAKGVVETVKKLNWVPDIIHVHGWLAAMLPIYMKHYYKHEALFSETKIITSVYGQSFDENLDLEMINKVKFDGVPHDAVSDLEVPNYENVLKASILHSDGVIIASENVSPSLTKFIESSGKPFLPFATKDAFADAYTNFYRTFGL, encoded by the coding sequence ATGAAAGATAAGAGGATATTATATGTATCATCTGAAGTCGTGCCTTATTTGGCTGAAAATGAGGTTTCTTTAATGTCTTATGACGTTCCAAAAATGATTAACGATCAAGGCGGTCAGATAAGAATTTTCATGCCAAGATACGGGAATATCAACGAGAGAAGACATCAACTGCATGAAGTAATTAGACTTTCTGGGATGAATTTGGTAGTGAATGATTTAGATATGCCATTGATTATTAAAGTAGCATCGATTCCGAAAGAAAGAATTCAGGTTTACTTTATTGATAACGATGAATATTTTAAACGTAAAGCAACCTTCGCAGATGAGGAGGGAGTTTTATACCCTGATAATGATGAGAGAGCAATCTTTTTTGCTAAAGGTGTTGTAGAGACAGTGAAAAAATTAAACTGGGTTCCAGATATTATTCACGTTCACGGCTGGCTTGCAGCAATGCTTCCAATTTACATGAAGCATTATTATAAACATGAAGCATTATTTTCTGAAACTAAAATCATTACATCTGTTTACGGACAGTCTTTTGATGAAAATTTAGATTTGGAGATGATAAATAAAGTTAAATTTGATGGTGTTCCTCATGATGCTGTATCAGATTTAGAAGTTCCAAATTACGAGAATGTTTTAAAAGCTAGCATATTACATTCTGATGGAGTGATCATAGCATCTGAAAATGTTTCTCCAAGTTTAACAAAATTTATAGAATCTTCAGGAAAACCTTTTTTACCTTTCGCCACGAAAGATGCATTTGCTGACGCTTATACAAATTTCTACAGAACGTTTGGACTTTAA
- the glmS gene encoding glutamine--fructose-6-phosphate transaminase (isomerizing), whose translation MCGIVGYIGHRDAYPIVIKGLKRLEYRGYDSAGVMLYDDESGIKVCKTKGKVSDLETKANEGFTVNGNIGIGHTRWATHGVPNDVNSHPHLSNSGDLAIIHNGIIENYAPLKEELIKRGYTFKSDTDTEVLVNLIEEVQKKENIKLGKAVQIALNQVVGAYAIAVFDKKNPNELVAARLGSPLAIGVGEGEYFIASDASPFIEYTSNAVYLEDGEMANIRLHKPIKIRKIKDDSLVDPYIQELQMNLEQIEKGGYDHFMLKEIYEQPSVIKDTYRGRLHANEGIVQMAGVEDNIEKFLNAKRILIVACGTSWHAGLVAEYIFEEFTRIPVEVEYASEFRYRNPIINKDDVVIAISQSGETADTMAAIKLAKENGAFVFGVCNVVGSSISRESHAGAYTHAGPEIGVASTKAFTTQITVLTMIALRLGKAKGTLSNTDFRTYLQELEIIPEKVAEALETNDKAKEIAAAFKDSPNCLYLGRGYNFPVALEGALKLKEISYIHAEGYPAAEMKHGPIALIDEFMPVIVIAPKQGHYDKIVSNIQEIKSRSGKIIAVVTKGDTQVRELADYVIEIPETSDALSPLVTTIPLQLLSYYIAVMRGCNVDQPRNLAKSVTVE comes from the coding sequence ATGTGTGGAATTGTTGGATATATCGGTCATAGAGACGCGTATCCTATTGTAATCAAGGGGCTGAAGCGACTTGAATACAGAGGGTATGATAGTGCCGGTGTTATGTTATATGACGATGAGTCAGGCATAAAAGTGTGTAAAACAAAAGGTAAAGTGTCAGACCTTGAAACTAAAGCTAATGAAGGTTTTACAGTAAACGGAAATATTGGAATTGGACATACGCGTTGGGCAACTCACGGAGTTCCTAACGATGTAAACTCACATCCACATCTTTCAAATTCTGGAGATCTTGCCATTATCCATAATGGAATTATCGAGAATTATGCTCCATTAAAAGAAGAGCTTATAAAAAGAGGTTATACTTTTAAATCTGATACAGATACTGAAGTTTTAGTTAATTTAATAGAAGAAGTTCAGAAAAAAGAAAATATTAAATTAGGTAAAGCTGTTCAAATTGCATTAAACCAAGTAGTTGGGGCATATGCAATTGCTGTTTTTGATAAAAAAAATCCAAACGAACTTGTTGCGGCTAGATTAGGAAGTCCGTTGGCAATTGGAGTTGGTGAAGGTGAGTACTTTATTGCTTCTGATGCATCACCATTCATTGAATATACTTCTAATGCAGTATATTTAGAGGATGGAGAAATGGCTAATATCAGATTACATAAGCCAATCAAAATTAGAAAAATTAAAGATGACTCATTAGTAGATCCTTACATTCAAGAACTTCAAATGAATTTGGAGCAGATCGAAAAAGGAGGTTATGATCACTTCATGTTAAAAGAAATCTACGAACAGCCAAGTGTTATAAAAGATACTTACAGAGGAAGACTTCATGCTAATGAGGGTATTGTTCAAATGGCTGGAGTAGAAGATAATATTGAAAAATTCTTAAATGCAAAGCGTATTTTGATTGTTGCCTGCGGTACTTCTTGGCATGCAGGTTTAGTGGCAGAATACATCTTTGAAGAGTTCACACGTATTCCTGTTGAAGTTGAATATGCTTCTGAGTTCAGATACAGAAACCCAATTATCAATAAAGATGATGTTGTTATTGCTATCTCGCAATCTGGTGAGACTGCAGATACTATGGCAGCTATCAAATTGGCTAAAGAAAATGGAGCTTTTGTATTTGGTGTTTGTAACGTTGTTGGTTCTTCTATTTCTAGAGAAAGTCATGCAGGTGCTTATACGCACGCAGGACCAGAAATTGGAGTAGCTTCTACAAAAGCATTTACTACGCAGATTACGGTTCTAACGATGATCGCTTTAAGATTAGGAAAAGCAAAAGGAACTTTGTCAAATACAGATTTCCGTACTTATCTTCAAGAATTAGAAATTATTCCTGAAAAAGTAGCTGAAGCATTAGAAACTAATGATAAAGCAAAAGAAATTGCTGCTGCTTTTAAAGATTCGCCAAACTGTCTTTATTTAGGTAGAGGATATAATTTTCCAGTTGCTTTAGAGGGTGCTCTAAAATTAAAAGAAATTTCTTATATCCATGCTGAAGGTTATCCAGCGGCTGAAATGAAGCACGGTCCAATTGCTTTAATTGATGAATTTATGCCAGTTATTGTTATTGCGCCTAAACAAGGGCATTATGACAAGATCGTAAGTAATATTCAGGAAATTAAATCAAGAAGCGGTAAAATCATTGCGGTTGTTACAAAAGGTGATACTCAAGTTCGTGAATTAGCAGATTATGTAATAGAAATTCCAGAAACTTCAGATGCATTGTCTCCACTGGTTACTACAATTCCGTTGCAATTGCTTTCTTACTACATTGCAGTGATGAGAGGTTGTAATGTTGACCAGCCACGTAACTTAGCAAAATCAGTTACAGTAGAATAG
- a CDS encoding TonB-dependent receptor domain-containing protein: MRVYLLIMLLFSGISFAQNTITGSVTDGNKQSIPGANVIVVGENSGASTDFDGSFKLTTNSKLPFSVKVSAVGFASKTISVTTANQKLNVILVDEETKLDEIVVSASRTPERVLESPVTIERMGIQEIKRTASPTFYDGLENMKEVQMNTSSMSFKSINTRGFATVANTRFMQLVDGMDNSSPLLNFVLGNMIGVSEIDVQSVELLPGASSALYGANAFNGILFMTSKSPFTNQGVSAYFKYGVTSQEAAGTNSYYDFGIRFARAFNKYFAAKANFTYMEATDWYATNYDDKTRTGIDRTNPSYDGINVYGDEAATNIKGVGQKLEAMGLIPAGASNLLPNSMVSRTGYNEIDLTDNKASNIKIDFSLHARPFGDEKLEIIWQSKIGTGNAVYQGANRYYLNDFFMYQNKLEFKGKNFFVRGYMTGEDGGHSYDMVFTGINVNRKWKDDNTWFGQYAGAYIQGTLAGMTPQQAHAAGRSTADTGRFLPGTVEFKNAFNQVINEEDVLSGSKLVDNSKIYHSDANYNFRDIIKFAEIQVGGSFRAYELNSHGRIYTDANGPINYNEYGAYAQLMKKFMDDRLKFTGSLRYDKSKNFDGNFSPRLSLVYSGGEKRNHNFRGSFQTGFRNPSTQDQYIGFNIGSAVLIGSAPDNLTRFNETFALSAEGQSYSNGNATKNMSGVDAYNNSYLASSVNAFSAMAGSNPIAAAALLKKSRANLVKPEEVKAFEIGYRSIFEGMSIDINGYYNIYNDFIGTLNVISPYYGTAQDNPNLAAGTTDAGVQSVRAIQNGEYRVYQLYTNSDVEIHSLGFGVGLSRKIISDFELGVNYNYAQFDFDQEKDPSFEAGFNTPKHRVKMSIGNDKLFKNFGFSVSGRWNSEYLWQAGFADGVIKSATVIDAQINYGIPKLKSVVKLGAANIGGKEYYQVIGAGLIGQQYFASWTINP, encoded by the coding sequence ATGAGAGTCTACTTGCTAATTATGTTGTTGTTTAGTGGCATATCCTTTGCACAGAATACAATAACAGGTTCGGTTACAGATGGTAACAAACAATCTATTCCAGGTGCTAATGTTATTGTTGTCGGTGAAAATAGTGGTGCGTCTACTGATTTCGACGGATCATTTAAATTGACAACCAATTCTAAACTTCCTTTTTCTGTAAAAGTTTCTGCAGTAGGATTTGCGTCAAAAACGATTAGTGTAACCACGGCTAATCAAAAGTTGAATGTAATTCTAGTTGATGAAGAAACTAAATTAGATGAAATTGTAGTTTCAGCATCCAGAACACCAGAAAGAGTTTTGGAATCTCCGGTGACAATTGAAAGAATGGGAATTCAGGAAATAAAAAGGACGGCTTCTCCAACTTTTTACGATGGTCTAGAAAATATGAAAGAGGTACAGATGAATACCAGTAGTATGTCTTTTAAGTCTATCAATACAAGAGGATTTGCGACTGTTGCAAATACTCGTTTTATGCAGTTGGTAGATGGTATGGATAACTCTTCTCCATTGCTGAATTTTGTTTTAGGAAACATGATTGGGGTTTCGGAAATCGACGTTCAGAGTGTGGAACTTCTGCCGGGTGCTTCATCTGCATTATATGGAGCAAATGCTTTTAATGGAATTTTATTCATGACCAGTAAAAGTCCATTTACAAATCAAGGTGTTTCAGCTTATTTTAAATATGGAGTAACTTCTCAAGAAGCTGCGGGCACAAATAGTTATTATGATTTTGGTATTCGATTTGCTCGCGCTTTTAATAAATACTTTGCTGCTAAAGCGAATTTCACCTACATGGAAGCTACAGATTGGTATGCTACAAATTATGATGACAAGACAAGGACGGGCATTGATAGAACGAATCCTAGTTATGATGGAATTAATGTTTATGGTGATGAGGCTGCGACGAATATTAAAGGAGTTGGTCAGAAGTTAGAGGCAATGGGGTTAATTCCGGCCGGAGCATCTAATCTTTTGCCTAATTCTATGGTTAGTAGAACAGGTTATAATGAAATTGATTTAACAGATAATAAAGCGTCGAATATTAAGATTGATTTTTCTTTGCATGCACGACCTTTTGGAGATGAAAAGTTGGAAATTATCTGGCAGAGTAAAATTGGTACAGGAAATGCTGTTTATCAAGGAGCTAACAGGTATTATCTGAATGATTTTTTTATGTACCAGAATAAATTAGAATTTAAAGGGAAAAACTTTTTTGTAAGAGGGTACATGACTGGTGAAGATGGGGGTCATTCTTATGATATGGTTTTTACGGGTATTAATGTGAATAGAAAGTGGAAAGATGATAATACTTGGTTTGGTCAATATGCAGGCGCGTATATTCAAGGTACTTTGGCAGGAATGACTCCTCAGCAGGCTCATGCGGCAGGAAGGTCTACTGCAGATACTGGTCGTTTCTTGCCGGGAACAGTAGAATTCAAGAATGCTTTTAATCAAGTTATAAATGAGGAAGATGTTCTTTCTGGTTCAAAATTGGTTGATAATTCAAAAATTTACCATTCTGATGCGAACTATAATTTTAGAGATATAATAAAATTTGCAGAGATTCAGGTTGGAGGTTCTTTTAGAGCTTATGAACTGAATTCTCATGGAAGAATTTATACGGACGCAAATGGTCCGATCAATTATAATGAGTATGGAGCTTATGCTCAATTGATGAAAAAATTCATGGATGACAGATTGAAGTTTACAGGATCTCTTCGTTATGATAAATCTAAAAACTTTGATGGAAACTTTTCGCCGCGTTTGTCTCTTGTGTATTCAGGAGGAGAGAAGAGAAATCATAATTTTAGAGGATCTTTTCAAACAGGTTTTAGAAACCCTTCTACTCAAGATCAATATATCGGTTTCAATATTGGAAGTGCTGTGTTGATTGGTTCTGCGCCAGATAACTTGACAAGATTTAATGAAACATTTGCATTAAGTGCTGAAGGTCAGTCTTACAGCAATGGAAATGCTACTAAAAACATGAGTGGTGTTGATGCTTATAATAATTCTTATTTAGCGAGTTCTGTAAATGCGTTTTCGGCTATGGCAGGAAGTAATCCAATTGCAGCTGCAGCTTTGTTGAAAAAATCTAGAGCGAACTTAGTAAAGCCTGAAGAAGTGAAAGCTTTTGAAATTGGATATCGTTCTATTTTTGAAGGTATGTCTATAGATATTAACGGTTACTATAATATTTATAATGATTTCATTGGAACTTTAAATGTAATTTCTCCTTACTACGGAACAGCACAGGATAATCCGAATCTTGCGGCAGGAACAACAGATGCAGGTGTGCAGTCTGTAAGAGCTATTCAAAATGGAGAATACAGAGTGTATCAATTGTATACCAATTCAGATGTGGAAATACATTCATTAGGATTTGGAGTTGGACTTTCTAGAAAAATAATTTCTGATTTCGAATTAGGGGTGAATTATAACTATGCTCAATTCGATTTTGATCAAGAAAAAGATCCAAGTTTTGAGGCTGGATTTAATACTCCAAAGCATAGAGTTAAAATGTCAATTGGAAATGATAAACTGTTCAAGAATTTTGGATTCAGTGTTAGTGGAAGATGGAACAGTGAATATCTGTGGCAGGCCGGTTTTGCTGATGGTGTAATCAAATCTGCAACAGTAATTGATGCGCAGATAAATTATGGAATTCCAAAATTGAAATCAGTTGTAAAATTAGGAGCTGCTAACATTGGTGGTAAGGAATACTATCAAGTTATTGGAGCTGGATTAATTGGACAGCAGTATTTTGCTTCTTGGACCATCAATCCATAA
- a CDS encoding F0F1 ATP synthase subunit epsilon: MILEIVSPEAKLFSGEVTSVTLPGVDGSFQILNHHAPIVSILEEGTIKIAAPSFNFSKEAVDKFKRVNDQTYTLDIKSGTIEMKNNKIIVLVD, from the coding sequence ATGATTTTAGAAATAGTATCACCAGAAGCGAAATTATTTTCAGGAGAAGTAACCTCAGTTACTTTACCAGGAGTTGATGGAAGCTTTCAGATTTTAAATCATCACGCACCAATTGTTTCTATCTTAGAAGAAGGAACAATTAAAATTGCAGCTCCAAGCTTCAATTTTTCTAAGGAAGCGGTTGATAAATTCAAGAGAGTAAATGACCAAACCTATACTTTAGATATTAAGTCAGGAACAATCGAGATGAAAAACAATAAAATAATTGTATTAGTTGACTAA
- a CDS encoding DUF4270 domain-containing protein, which produces MYNTSFIKKILLALIVVFLYSCDKDFNAIGDGLIGEDHFGLEPEEYNVLAFNQEITPIQSNNMAVNALGIFDNPLFGTTTANFVTQLALPSYAPTIGESPVIESAVLTIPYFNHVTATGTDGANTYVLDSIYGGQGKDFKLKLSVYESGYQMRNSYFGGGSQLPQFYYTDQNTDFFNVANKTLLNNGPVQENVEFFFDPAEIVTKTVGTDNKETITRSAPQMVLNLKKEFFQEKILNAPASKLSSEDLFQEYFRGLYFMVEKSGANSNMALLDFTKGVITIKYKAKTAATTDGDTTEDKQILLNFKSSVTGGLASTASFLQDVKAPAYEAAVTTNVNKTEGDQKLYLKGGQGSLAVLKLFDQTDVLSYNADGTVKDGANGVPDQLDEIRNNVTVKNWKVNEANLVFYIDADQMGNTKAPQRVYLYDLTNNTVLADYSADPTAPFGGLINLDSNKKGKSYKLRITSHIRNLIKDATIKNVDLGLVVSLSPGVVASNVLKQKNETISQAPRTSVMSPLGTILYGTNIPEGDADYNKRLKLQVYYTKPN; this is translated from the coding sequence ATGTATAATACTTCTTTTATTAAGAAAATTCTTTTAGCTTTAATTGTTGTTTTTTTATATTCTTGCGATAAAGATTTTAATGCAATTGGTGATGGTTTAATTGGGGAAGATCATTTTGGTCTTGAACCAGAAGAATATAATGTTTTAGCATTTAATCAAGAAATAACTCCTATTCAGTCCAATAATATGGCTGTAAATGCTCTGGGTATTTTTGATAATCCTTTGTTCGGTACTACAACAGCAAATTTTGTTACACAATTGGCTCTTCCATCTTATGCGCCTACAATTGGAGAATCTCCTGTAATTGAAAGTGCGGTACTTACCATTCCTTATTTTAATCATGTAACCGCTACAGGTACAGATGGCGCAAATACATATGTGTTAGATTCTATTTATGGAGGTCAAGGAAAAGATTTTAAATTGAAGTTGAGTGTATATGAATCTGGTTACCAAATGAGAAATAGTTATTTTGGCGGTGGGTCTCAATTACCTCAATTTTATTATACAGATCAAAATACAGACTTTTTTAATGTTGCAAACAAGACTTTGCTGAATAATGGTCCAGTTCAAGAAAATGTTGAATTCTTTTTTGATCCTGCAGAAATTGTTACTAAAACAGTTGGTACAGATAATAAAGAAACAATTACTAGAAGTGCACCTCAGATGGTTCTAAATCTTAAAAAAGAATTTTTTCAAGAGAAAATTTTAAATGCACCAGCGTCTAAATTATCTAGTGAAGACCTTTTTCAAGAATACTTTAGAGGTTTGTATTTTATGGTAGAAAAATCGGGAGCTAATAGTAATATGGCTTTGCTGGATTTTACTAAAGGGGTAATTACGATTAAATATAAAGCAAAAACAGCTGCGACAACCGATGGTGATACAACTGAAGATAAGCAAATTCTATTGAATTTTAAGAGCAGTGTAACCGGAGGTTTGGCAAGTACAGCTAGTTTTCTTCAAGATGTTAAGGCGCCAGCTTATGAAGCTGCGGTGACAACAAATGTAAATAAAACAGAAGGCGATCAGAAACTTTATTTAAAAGGAGGTCAAGGATCTTTAGCTGTTTTAAAACTTTTTGATCAGACAGATGTTCTTAGTTATAATGCAGATGGTACTGTAAAGGATGGTGCTAATGGGGTTCCGGATCAATTAGATGAGATTAGAAATAACGTTACGGTTAAAAACTGGAAGGTAAACGAAGCTAATCTTGTTTTTTATATTGATGCTGATCAAATGGGTAATACAAAAGCACCGCAGAGAGTTTATTTATATGATTTAACTAATAATACAGTTTTAGCAGACTATTCTGCTGATCCTACTGCACCTTTCGGAGGTTTGATTAATCTTGATTCAAATAAAAAGGGGAAAAGCTATAAATTAAGAATCACGAGTCATATTCGTAATCTTATAAAAGATGCTACAATAAAAAATGTTGATTTAGGATTAGTTGTTTCTCTAAGTCCAGGTGTAGTTGCATCAAATGTCTTGAAACAAAAGAACGAAACTATATCACAAGCGCCGAGAACATCGGTTATGAGTCCTTTAGGTACAATCTTATATGGTACTAATATCCCTGAGGGTGATGCAGATTACAATAAAAGATTGAAACTTCAGGTATACTACACGAAACCAAATTAA
- the atpD gene encoding F0F1 ATP synthase subunit beta has protein sequence MSKVIGKVAQIIGPVVDVVFNGKDVELPKIYDSLEVTKKDGTILVLEVQSHIGENTVRTISMDSTDGLSRGYEVVGTGNPIQMPIGPDVYGRLFNVVGDAIDGLGNLPKTGENGLPIHRQAPKFEDLSTSSEVLFTGIKVIDLIEPYAKGGKIGLFGGAGVGKTVLIQELINNIAKGHGGLSVFAGVGERTREGNDLLREMLESGIIKYGDDFMHSMENGGWDLSKVDMPGMRESKATFVFGQMNEPPGARARVALSGLSIAEYFRDGAGSDQGKDVLFFVDNIFRFTQAGSEVSALLGRMPSAVGYQPTLATEMGAMQERITSTNKGSITSVQAVYVPADDLTDPAPATTFAHLDATTVLSRKIAELGIYPAVDPLDSTSRILTPHILGDEHYNCAQRVKEILQKYKQLQDIIAILGMEELSEEDKLSVSRARRVQRFLSQPFHVAEQFTGIPGVLVDIKDTIKGFNMIIDGELDHLPEAAFNLKGSIQDAIEAGEKMLAEA, from the coding sequence ATGTCAAAAGTAATAGGAAAAGTTGCTCAAATCATTGGACCAGTAGTAGACGTAGTTTTCAACGGTAAAGATGTTGAACTTCCAAAAATTTATGATTCACTAGAAGTCACTAAAAAAGATGGAACTATTCTAGTTCTAGAAGTACAATCTCATATTGGTGAAAACACTGTTCGTACCATTTCTATGGATTCAACAGATGGTTTAAGCAGAGGATATGAAGTAGTTGGAACTGGAAATCCAATCCAAATGCCAATCGGTCCAGACGTATATGGAAGATTATTTAATGTTGTTGGAGATGCAATTGACGGTTTAGGTAATTTACCAAAAACTGGAGAAAACGGTCTGCCAATTCACAGACAAGCTCCTAAATTTGAAGATTTGTCAACTTCATCTGAAGTTTTATTCACAGGTATCAAAGTAATCGATTTGATCGAGCCTTATGCAAAAGGAGGTAAAATTGGATTGTTTGGTGGTGCAGGTGTTGGTAAAACAGTATTGATTCAGGAGTTGATCAACAATATTGCAAAAGGTCACGGTGGACTTTCAGTATTCGCTGGAGTAGGTGAGAGAACACGTGAAGGAAATGACTTACTTCGTGAGATGTTAGAGTCAGGTATTATTAAATACGGTGATGATTTCATGCACTCTATGGAAAATGGAGGATGGGATTTATCTAAAGTAGATATGCCAGGAATGAGAGAGTCTAAAGCTACTTTCGTTTTTGGACAAATGAATGAGCCACCTGGAGCTCGTGCACGTGTGGCACTTTCAGGATTATCTATCGCTGAGTATTTCCGTGATGGAGCTGGATCTGACCAAGGTAAAGATGTATTATTCTTCGTTGATAACATCTTCCGTTTTACACAAGCAGGTTCTGAGGTATCAGCACTTTTAGGTCGTATGCCATCTGCGGTAGGTTACCAACCAACATTAGCAACTGAAATGGGAGCTATGCAAGAGCGTATTACATCTACAAACAAAGGATCTATTACATCTGTACAGGCGGTTTACGTTCCTGCGGATGACTTAACTGACCCGGCACCGGCAACAACTTTTGCTCACTTAGATGCTACAACTGTATTGTCTCGTAAAATTGCTGAGTTAGGTATCTATCCTGCGGTTGACCCGTTAGATTCTACTTCAAGAATTTTAACTCCACATATCTTAGGAGATGAGCACTACAACTGTGCACAAAGAGTAAAAGAGATTCTTCAAAAATACAAACAATTACAAGATATCATCGCGATTCTTGGTATGGAAGAATTATCTGAAGAAGATAAACTTTCTGTATCTAGAGCACGTCGTGTACAACGTTTCTTGTCTCAGCCGTTCCACGTAGCAGAGCAATTTACAGGTATCCCAGGTGTATTAGTTGATATTAAAGATACTATCAAAGGTTTCAACATGATTATCGACGGTGAGTTAGATCACCTTCCAGAAGCTGCTTTCAACTTGAAAGGTTCTATTCAAGATGCAATCGAAGCTGGAGAAAAAATGTTAGCTGAAGCATAA
- a CDS encoding SGNH/GDSL hydrolase family protein, which produces MIKNFKWLLLVSLTFMACNSDDDVVVPVESSDGKPLTAGSADFSKYVALGDSFAAGFSDNALFIKGQEGAYPNILAQQFALVGGGEFKTPFSNDNIGGLLLGGNVIFGPRLYFNSTPVPVEGTPTTEVTARLSGTFGNLGVPGAKSFHLLAPGYGNPAGVATGTANPYFARFASSTTTTVLADALSQNPTFFSLWIGGNDELGYATAGGDPTVNPLTPTATFDAAYKGLVAQLVSGGRKGVVANLPVITTLPHFRVIAYNQLTQANLSAGGVSLVNTLNTQLYGPLHNALAFLGQGNRINLLSSTGNNPLLIVDETLPDLSANLKAVLMGGGLDATTATVMGQIFGRARQALPTDLIVLGASSRIGKVPNVAADGIASPSPSLSQLGVTFPLPDRYVLLPSEVAEIGVATAAYNLTIKTVAEANGLAIVDAESIMADLNKPNGITMNNFTLKATFVTGGMFSLDGVHPTPRGYAFIANKFIEAINAKYGSNLKGVDIGNYQVLFPAKL; this is translated from the coding sequence ATGATAAAAAATTTCAAATGGCTTTTATTGGTTTCGTTAACCTTTATGGCTTGTAATAGTGATGACGATGTGGTTGTTCCTGTGGAATCGTCTGATGGTAAGCCTTTGACAGCTGGAAGTGCAGATTTTTCTAAATATGTTGCATTAGGGGATTCATTTGCGGCGGGTTTTAGTGATAATGCTCTGTTTATTAAAGGACAAGAAGGAGCATACCCGAATATTTTGGCGCAGCAGTTCGCTTTAGTGGGAGGGGGAGAATTTAAAACGCCTTTTTCGAATGATAATATTGGAGGTTTGTTATTAGGAGGGAATGTTATTTTTGGACCTCGATTATATTTTAATAGTACTCCAGTTCCGGTTGAAGGAACACCAACGACAGAAGTTACGGCGCGTTTGTCTGGCACTTTTGGTAATTTGGGAGTACCTGGTGCAAAAAGTTTCCATTTGCTGGCGCCTGGTTACGGTAATCCTGCAGGGGTAGCGACGGGAACTGCGAATCCTTATTTTGCCCGTTTTGCTTCTAGTACAACAACTACAGTTTTAGCAGATGCTTTAAGTCAAAACCCTACTTTTTTCTCTTTGTGGATTGGTGGTAACGATGAATTAGGATATGCGACTGCTGGTGGAGATCCCACAGTTAATCCTTTAACGCCAACAGCGACTTTTGATGCTGCATATAAAGGTTTGGTTGCGCAGCTTGTTTCTGGCGGAAGAAAAGGTGTTGTGGCTAATTTGCCAGTTATTACAACTCTTCCTCATTTTCGTGTAATTGCATATAATCAGCTTACTCAGGCTAATTTAAGTGCTGGGGGAGTTAGTTTGGTTAATACTTTAAATACTCAATTGTATGGGCCTTTGCATAATGCCTTGGCTTTTTTAGGACAAGGAAATAGAATTAATCTTTTGTCTTCAACAGGAAATAATCCGTTGTTAATTGTAGATGAGACTTTGCCTGATCTTTCGGCAAATTTAAAAGCCGTTTTAATGGGTGGTGGCTTAGATGCTACTACTGCTACAGTAATGGGGCAGATTTTTGGAAGAGCCAGACAAGCACTGCCTACTGATTTAATTGTTTTAGGGGCTTCTTCTAGAATTGGAAAAGTTCCAAATGTGGCTGCTGACGGAATAGCTTCGCCTTCTCCATCTTTATCACAATTAGGAGTTACTTTTCCGTTGCCGGACAGATATGTTTTACTGCCTTCAGAAGTTGCAGAAATTGGAGTGGCTACTGCTGCTTATAATTTGACTATAAAAACAGTTGCCGAAGCAAATGGTCTGGCAATTGTAGATGCAGAGTCTATTATGGCTGATCTAAATAAACCAAACGGAATTACAATGAATAATTTTACATTAAAAGCAACATTTGTTACTGGTGGTATGTTTTCTTTAGATGGAGTTCATCCTACTCCAAGAGGTTATGCATTTATTGCCAATAAATTTATCGAAGCGATTAATGCTAAGTATGGTTCAAATTTGAAAGGTGTGGATATTGGTAATTACCAAGTCTTGTTTCCTGCAAAATTATAA